One Candidatus Binatia bacterium genomic region harbors:
- a CDS encoding YgiT-type zinc finger protein translates to MRVCISCKQDGLIQRRQISFTAEIRGTTVVIRGVPALVCANCGEEYLEEAEAARVREIAEAAAQTGTQVTISEYMAAA, encoded by the coding sequence ATGAGAGTGTGCATCTCCTGCAAGCAAGACGGATTGATCCAGCGTCGCCAGATCAGCTTCACGGCCGAGATTCGGGGAACGACGGTCGTGATCCGCGGGGTTCCAGCCCTGGTCTGCGCCAATTGCGGGGAGGAGTACCTGGAGGAAGCCGAGGCCGCGCGCGTGCGCGAGATCGCCGAGGCGGCGGCGCAAACCGGGACGCAGGTCACGATTAGCGAGTACATGGCTGCCGCGTGA
- a CDS encoding DUF4258 domain-containing protein — protein sequence MLARGITEVEVRHVIEVGDVIERYPDDKPFPSRLILGWREKRPIHVCAADDPTTKDTYVITVYEPDSALWESDFRSRRKR from the coding sequence ATGCTTGCACGCGGGATCACGGAGGTGGAAGTTCGACATGTTATTGAGGTCGGGGACGTGATCGAGAGATACCCGGATGACAAACCCTTTCCGAGTCGCCTGATCCTCGGATGGAGGGAGAAACGACCGATTCATGTGTGTGCCGCCGACGATCCGACGACGAAAGATACGTATGTGATCACGGTGTATGAGCCGGATTCGGCGCTTTGGGAGTCGGACTTCAGGTCGCGGAGGAAACGATGA